The following coding sequences are from one Triticum dicoccoides isolate Atlit2015 ecotype Zavitan chromosome 4A, WEW_v2.0, whole genome shotgun sequence window:
- the LOC119283622 gene encoding uncharacterized protein LOC119283622, whose product MPPARRRCRTAPAAGDDGPAPSSSADLLALAATLLPAPAAARWDDLLRPLALLHDRLAVLATEDPPVAALAASCFELAWRAGAPGRDALVAQTLPYLFSQALTSGSNARPLLRRLFALREALPLLDYTDESISDFKLLLLRCFVSPHFLKAEEGRKLLALVLGVSEGLAREGLELIRAQVGMMRGRRAAVVAYGEVVFRAWKDAGWVRGEIGDGFLQGMVEAAVHAADKEVARAARRILWAFVEQKAVAGVEKLVFRLSEPVLFRSLQVANSNVRHNALHLLLDLFPLEDPDVTKDVNDPLLEKQFFLLDKLLIDDCPEIRAVAVEGICRILNQFWEVIPSPTISKNLSKIVDDMSKDSCNEVRLSTLNGLIYLLDNPQSHDILKVLLPRLSDMVSDPALSVRAAAVDLLLTIRDLRSFQYNKVVGLGTLLSSLADDHPRVAKKITKLLIPSYFPSKLPLKEACDRCIALIKRSPAAGARFCEFALSEGSSSQRLVGLIKVSISRALSPSGLNSEQTDGLVVASAKLIKSLSDEGSNLVALRECFANAKLKLLFKTAVSDGAQAALLSMVPVVSPDDLCVLHIECMNIVVNAAVTSKQEECQEALLAAHKLVHLSGRSDEMFEELTNILQSKASYFSGIYGLEPPSCPVASTKRKKGKSLKKTPARSDDVVGNRSSTPVILNNEELAAVGGAAWQLNEILKAEEMRAAFVQSYAEIAFSSLKVISQVYIEQCLHFESLDLSPVLAYLSLATYSALQDVDQTDMSCSESTIVNQSLDHLLRCYDRFVNGSVTVSTNSTSTLNKNKESAEHKHQQHVTPEGNPVECTINVIMLGTSILKFIVDTTTIKLVNESKVRCVGFASSYTKYAVSAMKRHSVVSSFNGDDLKDILILTRSSFTYAAKLLHLVLASSTESASPPEEAFLLANNLLDLVPAVESFAGPRYALTLVSAVKQWLPVLILGLGCRWLIGPESEMATKMCNLGDAELPLWVAALAKNELLEAEEPREDDQSEQGNEHEESPSSKKLAELMVNLLNKGSPKILDSFGGILLSNLQLALQRAEHGIVLGLARFVCDKLLASSSSLSASENLRLTHDSLRENFFEIDRHCREGLVDDEGSMQKLESAKILIQSVLPYDACSQTS is encoded by the exons AtgccgcccgcgcgccgccgctgccgcaccgCCCCCGCAGCCGGCGACGACGGGCctgccccctcctcctccgccgacCTCCTCGCCCTGGCCGCCACCCTCctccccgcccccgccgccgcc CGATGGGACGACCTCCTCCGCCCGCTCGCGCTCCTGCACGACCGCCTCGCGGTCCTCGCCACCGAGGACCCTCCCGTCGCCGCGCTCGCCGCTTCCTGCTTCGAGCTCGCGTGGCGCGCCGGGGCTCCAGGGCGCGACGCGCTCGTCGCCCAGACCCTGCCTTACCTCTTCTCCCAGGCGCTCACCTCCGGCTCCAACGCCaggccgctcctccgccgcctcttcgCCCTCCGCGAGGCGCTGCCTCTGCTCGACTACACCGACGAGAGCATCTCGGACTTCAAGTTGCTCCTGCTGCGCTGCTTCGTGTCGCCCCACTTCCTCAAGGCCGAGGAAGGGAGGAAGCTCCTGGCGCTGGTGCTCGGGGTCAGCGAGGGGCTCGccagggaggggctggagctcataAGGGCCCAGGTGGGGATGATGCGAGGGAGGCGGGCGGCCGTGGTCGCCTACGGCGAGGTGGTGTTCAGAGCCTGGAAGGACGCAGGGTGGGTCAGAGGGGAGATCGGGGATGGGTTTCTGCAGGGGATGGTTGAGGCAGCAGTACATGCCGCTGAcaaggaggtggccagggctgccAGGAGGATACTGTGGGCTTTCGTCGAGCAGAAGGCGGTGGCTGGAGTTGAAAAGTTGGTCTTCAGGCTGTCCGAGCCTGTGCTGTTCCGGTCATTGCAG GTTGCGAACTCTAATGTTCGCCATAATGCTTTACATCTTCTACTGGATTTATTTCCCCTCGAAGACCCAGATGTGACAAAGGATGTCAATGATCCTCTGTTAGAGAAGCAGTTCTTCCTGCTAGACAAACTTCTCATAGATGACTGCCCAGAAATACGGGCAGTCGCAGTTGAAGGAATTTGCCGTATTCTTAACCAGTTTTGGGAAGTTATTCCATCGCCAACCATTTCAAAAAATTTGAGTAAAATTGTTGATGACATGTCCAAAGATTCTTGCAATGAAGTTCGTCTATCAACACTGAATGGCCTGATATACTTGCTTGACAATCCACAAAGTCATGACATACTGAAAGTGCTACTTCCAAGATTAAGCGATATGGTTTCTGATCCTGCTTTATCTGTCAGAGCTGCTGCTGTAGATCTCCTGTTAACTATTCGTGATCTTCGatctttccaatacaataag GTTGTTGGTTTGGGTACTCTATTGTCTTCACTTGCAGATGATCATCCCCGTGTTGCTAAAAAAATCACAAAGCTTCTCATTCCTTCTTACTTTCCATCTAAGTTGCCTTTAAAAGAAGCATGTGATCGCTGCATTGCACTCATAAAGAGATCGCCAGCAGCTGGGGCAAGGTTTTGTGAATTTGCTCTGTCCGAAGGATCATCCTCGCAGCGTCTTGTTGGGCTTATTAAAGTCTCTATTAGTCGGGCATTGTCACCATCAGGATTGAATTCAGAGCAGACTGATGGTCTTGTTGTTGCTTCCGCCAAACTAATAAAAAGCTTATCTGACGAGGGCTCTAATTTGGTTGCTTTGAGAGAGTGCTTTGCAAATGCTAAACTGAAGCTGCTCTTTAAAACTGCAGTTTCTGATGGTGCCCAGGCTGCTCTTCTCAGCATGGTGCCAGTGGTATCACCTGATGATCTATGTGTGTTACATATCGAATGCATGAATATAGTTGTGAATGCTGCGGTGACTTCCAAGCAGGAAGAATGTCAAGAAGCATTGTTGGCAGCGCATAAGTTGGTACATTTGAGTGGCCGTTCTGATGAAATGTTTGAAGAATTGACTAATATTTTGCAATCTAAAGCCTCTTATTTTTCTGGGATTTATGGACTCGAACCTCCATCATGCCCTGTTGCATCTACAAAGAGGAAGAAAGGGAAGTCGCTTAAGAAAACGCCAGCAAGGTCTGACGATGTGGTTGGAAATAGGTCATCCACACCAGTAATCCTGAATAATGAAGAACTTGCTGCTGTAGGGGGAGCAGCATGGCAGCTTAATGAAATACTAAAAGCTGAGGAGATGAGAGCTGCTTTTGTGCAATCTTATGCAGAAATTGCATTTTCTTCTCTGAAGGTCATTTCTCAAGTGTACATTGAGCAGTGCCTACATTTTGAATCTCTAGACCTCAGTCCAGTGTTGGCTTATTTGAGTTTGGCTACATATAGTGCTCTTCAGGATGTTGATCAAACGGATATGAGCTGCTCTGAG TCGACAATTGTCAACCAGTCACTGGACCATCTGCTgagatgctatgatagatttgtaaaTGGATCTGTTACTGTTTCCACCAACTCAACTTCAACATTGAACAAGAATAAGGAATCTGCAGAACATAAACATCAGCAGCATGTCACCCCTGAAG GAAATCCAGTGGAATGCACAATAAATGTGATTATGCTTGGTACTTCAATTCTTAAGTTCATTGTCGATACGACAACCATCAAGCTGGTCAATGAGAGTAAAGTAAGATGTGTCGGATTTGCATCATCTTACACAAAATATGCAGTGTCAGCCATGAAAAGGCACAGTGTGGTCTCATCTTTCAATGGGGATGATCTGAAAGACATACTGATCCTTACACGAAGCTCCTTCACTTACGCAGCCAAGCTGCTTCATTTGGTGCTAGCAAGCTCAACCGAGTCAGCGAGTCCCCCAGAGGAGGCCTTCCTCCTTGCCAATAATCTTCTTGATCTTGTACCTGCTGTAGAATCCTTTGCAGGCCCGAGATATGCTCTCACACTAGTTTCTGCTGTAAAACAGTGGCTGCCAGTCCTGATATTGGGTCTTGGATGCCGCTGGTTGATTGGGCCAGAAAGTGAGATGGCTACCAAGATGTGCAACTTGGGTGACGCTGAATTACCGTTGTGGGTTGCTGCTCTGGCCAAGAATGAGCTACTTGAGGCGGAAGAACCTAGGGAGGATGATCAGAGTGAGCAGGGCAACGAGCACGAGGAGTCACCGTCATCCAAAAAGCTAGCAGAATTGATGGTGAACCTGCTGAATAAAGGAAGCCCTAAGATCCTGGATTCCTTCGGTGGCATTTTGCTTTCCAACCTTCAGTTGGCGCTGCAGAGAGCGGAGCACGGCATTGTCTTAGGCTTGGCACGCTTTGTTTGTGACAAGCTGCTTGCGAGCAGCAGCAGCTTGTCAGCCTCTGAGAACCTGCGGCTCACTCATGATTCTCTGCGCGAGAACTTCTTTGAGATCGACAGGCATTGCAGGGAGGGCCTTGTCGATGATGAAGGTTCAATGCAGAAGCTGGAGAGCGCAAAAATATTGATACAGTCAGTACTCCCCTATGATGCATGCAGTCAGACTAGCTGA